A genomic segment from Verrucomicrobiia bacterium encodes:
- a CDS encoding CBS domain-containing protein: protein MNPTGTIAEILNTKGSNVWCISPDATVFDAIQMMSDKNIGALLVTEGNKLIGIISERDYTRKVALKGKSSKQTAVKEILSGQFFQVTPDSTIEECMRLMTEHRIRHLPVLEADRIVGVVSIGDLVNWIISAQSTTIHQLQTYISGYPG, encoded by the coding sequence AGGCAGCAACGTCTGGTGCATCTCCCCCGATGCAACTGTGTTCGATGCTATCCAGATGATGTCGGATAAGAACATCGGCGCCCTGCTGGTCACCGAAGGCAACAAACTCATCGGCATCATCTCCGAGCGCGATTATACGCGCAAAGTCGCGTTGAAAGGCAAATCCTCGAAACAAACCGCCGTCAAGGAAATCCTCTCCGGCCAGTTTTTTCAAGTGACGCCCGACAGCACCATCGAGGAATGCATGCGGCTGATGACCGAACATCGCATCCGCCATCTGCCAGTCCTGGAGGCGGACCGGATTGTCGGGGTCGTTTCCATTGGCGACCTGGTCAATTGGATCATCTCAGCGCAAAGCACGACCATCCATCAGTTGCAGACTTACATCTCGGGCTATCCGGGCTGA